In Hymenobacter gelipurpurascens, one DNA window encodes the following:
- a CDS encoding tetratricopeptide repeat protein, which yields MKNLLIGSVLLLSSWGGLTRIHERNAAIERGQQAYARQDYATAALAYKEAAIRLGSREEQVWLNLAHATARAGRSAEARNYYGHLLNSTTPAIRSIGLQQLAVLATRKEDYAQAVALLRQALVANPANTDARYNYEVLRNYLARKATDPQTPPPGTDGTPDVERHRTSDPEKAERQPRSKPGNTQQGQLNDPTQPQDPRNAPQPEPNAAGRPTPQQPSSNAGNSAPDGFRPGTGEQRPVARGSTPGSVLGLSDEETGPEAPGGTSSRGGTEQAASDEAQLQTQRARLQQMNISTGQARQLLEALHAAEQQYLQQLPRKSTRPPDKNKPGW from the coding sequence GTGAAAAATCTGCTGATAGGAAGCGTGCTGCTATTAAGTTCCTGGGGCGGGCTCACCCGCATTCATGAGCGAAATGCCGCCATAGAACGGGGGCAGCAGGCCTACGCGCGGCAAGATTATGCTACGGCGGCACTAGCCTACAAGGAGGCTGCTATCAGACTGGGCAGCCGGGAGGAACAGGTGTGGCTAAACCTTGCGCATGCCACTGCGCGTGCCGGCCGTAGCGCTGAGGCCCGGAATTATTATGGACACTTGCTCAATAGTACTACTCCTGCTATCCGAAGCATTGGGTTGCAGCAATTGGCCGTACTTGCTACTCGCAAGGAAGATTATGCCCAGGCGGTAGCGCTCCTACGCCAGGCGTTGGTGGCAAACCCAGCCAATACCGACGCTCGGTACAATTACGAAGTGCTGCGCAACTACCTCGCCCGCAAAGCCACCGATCCGCAGACGCCCCCGCCCGGCACCGACGGCACACCCGATGTAGAGCGGCACCGCACCTCCGACCCCGAAAAGGCAGAGCGGCAGCCACGCTCAAAACCTGGCAACACCCAGCAGGGTCAGCTCAACGACCCCACACAGCCGCAGGACCCGCGTAATGCTCCTCAACCAGAACCCAATGCCGCCGGCCGGCCTACGCCTCAGCAACCCTCTAGCAATGCCGGCAACTCTGCGCCAGATGGCTTTCGGCCGGGCACAGGCGAGCAGCGCCCGGTGGCGCGCGGCAGCACGCCAGGCTCAGTACTGGGGCTCAGCGACGAGGAAACCGGACCCGAAGCACCCGGAGGAACCAGCTCACGGGGCGGCACGGAGCAAGCCGCATCCGATGAAGCGCAATTACAGACCCAGCGGGCCCGCCTCCAGCAAATGAATATTTCCACAGGGCAGGCGCGCCAGCTCCTAGAGGCTCTGCATGCCGCCGAACAACAGTATCTGCAGCAGTTGCCGCGCAAGAGCACCCGCCCACCAGACAAGAATAAACCTGGGTGGTAA
- a CDS encoding acetyl-CoA C-acyltransferase, protein MQIKEVVIVAAVRTPIGSFGGSLASLTAIELGAIALKGALEKAGVDPKEVQQVIMGNVISANLGQAPARQASKKAGLPDTVECTTVNKVCASGTKAIMFGAQAIMLGQADVVLAGGMESMSNVPYYLDKARFGAKYGHGQMIDGLMKDGLWDPYHDFAMGNAADATAAHYGITREEQDAFAQQSYERSAAAAKAGKKKDEIIPVTITVRGKSTVVEDDEEYTKADFTKFAGLKPAFTKEGSVTAANASTLNDGAAAVLLMSREKAEELGVKPLALIRGFADAEQAPEWFTTTPSLAIPKALKHAGLEAKDVDFYEINEAFSVVSLANNKLLNLEGSKVNVYGGAVSLGHPLGASGARIVTTLLNVLENEGGKIGVTGICNGGGGASSIVVEKL, encoded by the coding sequence ATGCAAATCAAAGAAGTAGTAATTGTTGCGGCTGTGCGCACCCCTATTGGCTCCTTCGGTGGCAGCTTGGCTTCGCTTACCGCCATTGAGCTTGGTGCCATTGCGTTGAAAGGCGCTTTGGAAAAAGCCGGCGTCGATCCGAAGGAAGTGCAGCAGGTAATTATGGGCAACGTGATTTCGGCCAACCTAGGCCAGGCACCTGCCCGTCAGGCTTCTAAAAAGGCCGGCCTGCCCGATACCGTGGAATGCACTACGGTAAATAAAGTATGTGCTTCCGGTACGAAGGCTATCATGTTTGGGGCGCAAGCCATCATGCTAGGCCAGGCCGATGTGGTTCTGGCTGGCGGCATGGAGAGCATGTCGAATGTACCCTATTACCTCGACAAGGCCCGTTTCGGCGCCAAATACGGCCATGGCCAGATGATTGACGGCCTGATGAAGGACGGCCTTTGGGACCCGTATCATGACTTCGCTATGGGCAACGCCGCCGACGCTACTGCCGCGCATTACGGCATCACCCGCGAGGAGCAGGACGCCTTCGCGCAGCAGTCGTATGAGCGCAGTGCCGCCGCCGCAAAAGCCGGCAAGAAAAAGGACGAAATCATTCCGGTAACTATTACGGTACGCGGCAAAAGCACCGTGGTAGAAGACGACGAGGAGTACACCAAAGCAGACTTCACCAAGTTTGCGGGCCTGAAGCCTGCTTTCACCAAAGAAGGTTCCGTTACGGCGGCCAACGCCTCTACGTTGAACGATGGTGCCGCTGCCGTTTTGCTGATGAGCCGCGAAAAAGCAGAGGAACTGGGTGTGAAGCCGCTGGCTCTCATCCGGGGCTTCGCCGATGCTGAGCAGGCGCCCGAGTGGTTCACTACTACTCCTTCCCTCGCTATTCCCAAGGCACTGAAACATGCAGGCCTAGAGGCGAAGGATGTTGATTTTTATGAAATCAATGAGGCTTTCTCGGTTGTATCGTTGGCCAACAACAAACTCCTGAACCTGGAAGGCAGCAAGGTAAACGTGTACGGCGGAGCTGTATCGCTAGGCCACCCACTGGGTGCCTCGGGGGCTCGCATCGTCACGACGCTGCTGAATGTACTGGAGAACGAAGGCGGCAAAATTGGCGTTACGGGCATCTGCAACGGTGGTGGTGGCGCAAGCAGCATTGTAGTAGAAAAGCTCTAA
- a CDS encoding toxin-antitoxin system YwqK family antitoxin, with protein MKRFAFAFLLLTTSAAHAQKLQRFTTYYDSTNTRKHEIYSAIVSGDTLMEGPYKRFYRSGKLEAQTRYAGGKRDSAYVEFHPNGGRRLEVTYQQGVRQGPFKTYYDSGKIAQEGTYENDQPTGTLRFYHPSGEVKLETTLSNGQPSGPIRELYPSGKPRAEITYQNGQANGAAKTYFENGQVQSEGTYNRGLLAGPYKTYYDNGQIETDVQADKSGRGSYRSYYRSGKLRTEGTYAPATLVGRAIKNPLADDLTTQAKNLAGGTSNLDGPAKSYYESGAVKSQQTYRQGVLVGTQQDYYESGKVQQKIDYANQGRDRKVTTFFEDGFPHEEQQYKNGQPVGQWRVFHPGGKQVQKHETYANGKLAGEQITYFPTGTVQSKLVYENGRPTGLGQEFYPSGKLKAETTYVKGLKMGTFRQLREDGTPEITGMFRNGKESGVWSYFGPDGKTVQEKKTFRNGQIVTGTAAPATKAAPVRKPATPPKRK; from the coding sequence ATGAAACGTTTTGCCTTTGCTTTTTTATTGCTGACTACTTCTGCCGCACACGCCCAGAAACTGCAGCGCTTTACCACGTACTACGATTCCACAAATACGCGCAAACACGAGATATACTCGGCTATAGTGTCCGGCGATACGCTGATGGAAGGCCCTTACAAACGCTTCTATCGTTCTGGTAAACTGGAGGCTCAAACGCGTTACGCAGGTGGAAAGCGCGACTCTGCCTACGTGGAGTTTCATCCGAACGGAGGGCGGCGGCTGGAGGTAACGTACCAGCAAGGCGTGCGCCAGGGCCCCTTCAAAACGTACTACGACTCGGGCAAGATAGCCCAGGAAGGCACCTACGAGAACGACCAGCCTACGGGTACGCTGCGCTTCTATCATCCGAGCGGTGAGGTAAAGCTGGAGACTACTCTATCAAATGGCCAGCCCTCTGGTCCTATTCGCGAGCTGTATCCTTCGGGCAAGCCCAGGGCCGAAATCACCTACCAGAACGGGCAGGCAAACGGAGCAGCCAAAACTTATTTCGAGAACGGCCAGGTGCAGAGCGAAGGCACCTACAACCGCGGCTTGCTAGCCGGACCCTACAAAACGTACTACGACAACGGCCAAATAGAAACCGACGTGCAGGCCGATAAATCGGGGCGCGGCAGCTACCGGAGCTACTACCGCTCGGGCAAGCTGCGTACCGAAGGCACTTATGCCCCCGCCACTTTGGTAGGCCGGGCCATCAAAAACCCGCTGGCCGACGACCTGACTACTCAGGCCAAAAACCTGGCGGGCGGCACCAGCAACCTTGACGGTCCTGCTAAATCCTACTACGAAAGCGGCGCCGTGAAAAGCCAGCAGACGTACCGCCAGGGCGTACTGGTAGGCACCCAGCAAGATTATTACGAGTCGGGGAAGGTGCAGCAGAAAATCGACTACGCCAACCAGGGCCGCGACCGGAAAGTGACTACCTTTTTCGAGGACGGCTTCCCGCATGAGGAGCAGCAGTATAAAAACGGTCAGCCGGTGGGGCAATGGCGCGTGTTTCATCCGGGTGGCAAGCAGGTGCAGAAGCATGAAACTTATGCCAATGGCAAGCTTGCCGGCGAGCAGATCACTTACTTTCCTACGGGCACTGTGCAGAGCAAGCTCGTCTATGAGAATGGCCGCCCTACTGGCCTAGGCCAGGAGTTTTACCCTTCCGGCAAGCTCAAGGCAGAAACCACTTATGTGAAAGGTCTCAAAATGGGCACTTTCCGGCAGCTGCGGGAAGATGGCACCCCGGAAATTACAGGAATGTTCCGCAACGGGAAAGAGAGTGGCGTATGGAGCTATTTCGGCCCCGATGGCAAGACCGTGCAGGAGAAAAAAACCTTCCGCAATGGCCAAATCGTGACAGGCACTGCAGCGCCGGCCACTAAGGCCGCGCCGGTCCGCAAGCCAGCTACGCCCCCAAAGCGCAAATAA